From Haloarcula hispanica ATCC 33960, the proteins below share one genomic window:
- a CDS encoding GNAT family N-acetyltransferase, producing the protein MHVRTATADEVPAVMNVLDGAVLSIAVETVRAGAEDDGTLVAVSDDDPAAERVLGALVLDDTHIEAVAVRRRRRGQGIGTALVEAALDRRDCVTAEFDADVRPFYEALGFTIEPLGEPDRFRGERA; encoded by the coding sequence ATGCACGTCCGCACAGCGACCGCCGACGAAGTGCCGGCGGTGATGAACGTCCTCGACGGAGCGGTCCTCTCGATAGCCGTGGAAACCGTTCGGGCGGGTGCTGAAGACGACGGTACGCTCGTCGCAGTGTCCGACGATGACCCGGCGGCTGAGCGCGTTCTCGGCGCACTCGTACTCGACGACACTCACATCGAGGCCGTCGCTGTCCGTCGGCGTCGTCGTGGGCAGGGTATCGGGACGGCGCTCGTCGAGGCCGCGCTCGACCGGCGAGATTGTGTCACCGCCGAGTTCGACGCTGACGTTCGGCCGTTCTACGAGGCGCTGGGGTTCACCATCGAGCCGCTGGGCGAACCCGACCGTTTCCGGGGCGAGCGTGCGTAG
- a CDS encoding RDD family protein, with protein MSATVPENAVEARDDRVVAYLIDFAILSAVAFGLWLVTFVLNTVLSVGAMAAASPESPGAMGGGSVLAAGLLGIVINFALWLAIGAVLVYYFGYYAESNETVGKRSQNVAVVDENGAPPTQRDRLVRTAVLLAPFPIMLLLGGIFGGFGFLFALVLMGGWLLVEAAVMFVSDDAQRLGDRVAGTYVVSASK; from the coding sequence ATGTCAGCAACTGTCCCTGAAAACGCGGTCGAAGCGCGGGACGACCGCGTCGTCGCGTACCTCATCGACTTCGCCATTCTGAGCGCTGTCGCGTTCGGACTGTGGCTCGTAACGTTCGTTCTCAATACGGTCCTCTCTGTCGGGGCGATGGCCGCCGCCTCGCCCGAGAGTCCGGGCGCGATGGGCGGCGGCTCGGTGCTGGCTGCGGGACTGCTGGGCATCGTTATCAACTTCGCCCTGTGGCTCGCCATCGGTGCGGTGCTCGTCTATTACTTCGGCTACTACGCCGAGTCCAATGAGACGGTCGGGAAGCGGTCCCAGAACGTCGCGGTCGTCGACGAAAACGGCGCGCCGCCGACCCAGCGTGACCGACTGGTCCGAACGGCCGTGCTGCTGGCTCCGTTCCCGATCATGCTCCTTTTGGGCGGCATTTTCGGCGGATTCGGGTTCCTCTTCGCGCTCGTTCTCATGGGCGGCTGGCTCCTCGTTGAGGCGGCCGTCATGTTCGTCAGCGACGACGCCCAGCGCCTCGGCGACCGCGTGGCCGGCACGTACGTCGTCAGCGCAAGCAAGTGA
- a CDS encoding phosphoglucomutase/phosphomannomutase family protein, translating to MDNDADVDAGAIAFGTDGWRATLDVFTKPRVRMVGQAVATTLQERGATGTVAIGYDARETSPGFADELAHVLRANGFDVLLPDRDTPTPIVAWTVKDRDLAGALQITASHNPPEYNGVKFIPGDGSPALPDWTAAFEENLAVLDPLPEDEWGERTEEDLIGPYHEHALSFVDADLDGLPVAYDALYGSGRGVTDALLADAGADVTRLNCEQDPDFGGGSPEPSAENAEGLVAEVSDGDAALGIINDGDADRIGVVTPERGYLDPNLFFAAMYDFLLEDGTGDVVRTVSTSSIVDRVAEAHGQSVHEVAVGFKWVAEAMAEHDALFGGEESGGFGLPDHLRNKDGVLVALVAAAAEREEPLDARVDRLLDEHGEIHQDRISVDCPDDRKESVLADLEVALPETLAGVAVDGINTVDGFKIRLEDGTWVLVRPSGTEPKLRVYAEASSAERVEDLLEAGRDLVEPLV from the coding sequence ATGGACAACGACGCGGATGTCGACGCAGGTGCGATCGCCTTCGGGACGGACGGCTGGCGGGCGACGCTGGACGTGTTCACGAAGCCGCGGGTCCGGATGGTGGGACAGGCCGTCGCCACCACCCTGCAGGAACGCGGGGCGACCGGGACCGTCGCCATCGGATACGACGCCCGCGAGACCTCGCCCGGGTTCGCTGACGAACTCGCACACGTCCTGCGCGCGAACGGCTTCGACGTGCTCTTGCCGGACCGGGACACGCCGACGCCGATTGTCGCCTGGACGGTGAAAGACCGCGACCTCGCAGGGGCGCTCCAGATTACGGCCAGCCACAATCCCCCGGAGTACAACGGCGTGAAGTTCATTCCCGGCGACGGGTCGCCGGCGCTGCCGGACTGGACGGCCGCCTTCGAGGAGAACCTCGCCGTGCTCGACCCGCTGCCCGAGGACGAGTGGGGCGAGCGAACGGAGGAGGACCTGATCGGGCCGTACCACGAGCACGCGCTGTCGTTCGTCGACGCCGACCTCGACGGCCTCCCGGTCGCCTACGACGCGCTGTACGGGAGCGGCCGCGGCGTCACCGACGCCCTCCTCGCCGACGCCGGCGCTGACGTGACCCGACTCAACTGCGAACAGGACCCCGACTTTGGCGGCGGGTCGCCCGAACCGTCGGCGGAGAACGCCGAGGGACTGGTGGCGGAAGTCAGCGACGGCGACGCTGCGCTGGGAATCATCAACGACGGCGACGCCGACCGCATCGGCGTCGTCACGCCCGAGCGGGGCTATCTGGACCCCAACCTGTTTTTCGCCGCGATGTACGACTTCCTGCTCGAAGACGGGACAGGCGACGTGGTTCGGACGGTCTCGACGTCCAGCATCGTCGACCGCGTCGCCGAGGCCCACGGTCAGTCCGTCCACGAGGTCGCCGTCGGCTTCAAGTGGGTCGCCGAGGCGATGGCCGAGCACGACGCGCTGTTCGGCGGCGAGGAGTCCGGCGGCTTCGGCCTGCCGGACCACCTGCGGAACAAGGACGGCGTGCTGGTGGCGCTGGTCGCCGCCGCAGCCGAACGCGAGGAACCGCTTGACGCTCGTGTCGACCGATTGCTGGACGAACACGGCGAAATCCACCAGGACCGTATCAGCGTCGACTGTCCGGACGACCGCAAGGAGTCCGTCCTCGCCGACCTCGAAGTCGCGCTGCCCGAGACGCTGGCGGGAGTCGCTGTTGACGGCATCAACACCGTCGACGGGTTCAAAATCCGGCTCGAAGACGGGACGTGGGTGCTGGTCCGCCCGTCCGGAACGGAGCCGAAGCTCCGCGTCTACGCCGAGGCGTCGAGTGCGGAGCGCGTCGAGGACCTGTTAGAGGCGGGCCGGGACCTGGTCGAACCGCTGGTCTGA
- a CDS encoding GIY-YIG nuclease family protein — protein sequence MTTARSPYHVYVLRCSDNTFYTGYTTDVERRVREHDAGDGAKYTRGRTPVELIHVEPFDSQSAAMSREYEIKQYSRAEKERLVESSDAEADFDI from the coding sequence ATGACTACCGCGCGGAGCCCTTACCACGTGTACGTCCTCCGTTGTAGCGACAACACGTTTTACACCGGTTACACGACCGATGTGGAACGCCGCGTCCGCGAACACGACGCCGGCGACGGCGCGAAGTACACGCGCGGCCGAACCCCGGTTGAGCTGATTCACGTCGAACCGTTTGACTCACAGTCCGCGGCGATGAGCCGTGAGTACGAGATTAAGCAGTACTCTAGAGCGGAGAAGGAACGGCTCGTCGAATCCAGCGACGCCGAAGCTGACTTCGATATCTGA
- a CDS encoding DUF7563 family protein, whose protein sequence is MPECDHCGAHVSDQFARVFADERGHIRACPNCSANAGIAEVSRERAQKV, encoded by the coding sequence ATGCCTGAATGTGATCATTGCGGCGCGCACGTCTCAGACCAGTTCGCCCGAGTGTTCGCGGATGAACGCGGACACATCCGGGCGTGTCCCAACTGCTCGGCAAACGCTGGCATTGCCGAGGTATCGAGAGAGCGCGCCCAAAAAGTGTGA
- the larB gene encoding nickel pincer cofactor biosynthesis protein LarB, with the protein MRDILDSVAAGDLSPVEAEAALAGYATSGAGRFDAAREDRAGVPEAVLADGKTPAEVAELAVTAIETTGRAIVTRLDTATATTVRERLDETAPDATVRWDDRSNWLVATTPAFERPSLDASVGIVTAGTSDAVPAGEAALIAEEMGATVARIDDVGVASLARTIDAVDRFRDHDVLIVAAGREGALPTVIAGLVDVPVIGLPVSTGYGHGGEGEAALSGLLQSCTALSVVNIDAGFTAGTQAGLIARQLDDART; encoded by the coding sequence ATGCGCGACATACTCGATTCGGTTGCGGCGGGTGACCTCTCCCCGGTAGAGGCCGAGGCGGCGCTTGCGGGCTACGCGACCAGCGGGGCCGGTCGGTTCGACGCCGCTCGGGAGGACCGTGCCGGTGTTCCCGAGGCTGTCCTTGCAGATGGGAAGACGCCGGCGGAAGTAGCGGAGCTTGCGGTGACAGCTATCGAAACGACGGGGCGGGCTATCGTGACGCGGCTCGACACGGCAACTGCGACGACCGTTCGGGAACGGTTGGACGAAACCGCCCCAGATGCGACAGTTCGCTGGGACGACCGCTCGAACTGGCTGGTGGCGACGACGCCCGCCTTTGAGCGCCCGTCGCTGGACGCGTCAGTCGGCATCGTCACGGCCGGGACCTCCGACGCCGTTCCGGCCGGTGAGGCCGCGCTCATCGCCGAGGAGATGGGCGCGACCGTGGCCCGTATCGACGACGTCGGCGTCGCGAGCCTCGCCCGGACGATAGACGCGGTCGATAGGTTCCGGGACCATGACGTGCTCATCGTCGCGGCGGGTCGCGAAGGCGCGCTCCCGACGGTCATCGCCGGGCTCGTGGACGTGCCGGTCATCGGATTGCCCGTCTCGACCGGCTACGGCCACGGCGGTGAGGGCGAGGCGGCCCTCTCGGGGTTGCTCCAGTCCTGCACTGCCCTCTCCGTCGTGAACATCGACGCCGGCTTCACCGCCGGGACGCAGGCCGGCCTAATCGCCAGACAGCTCGACGATGCACGGACGTAG
- the rpiA gene encoding ribose-5-phosphate isomerase RpiA: MKQGGSDAAKQAAGESAAEAVEDGMAVGLGTGSTAAHAIRAIGRAVDAGLDVVGVPTSFQSRQLARDCGIPLADLDDVSVDLAIDGADEVAGGNLVKGGGAAHAREKIVDASADRFLVVADPTKEAESLSVPVPVEVLPMARSTVAEAVDDLGGDPTLRRAERKDGPVVTDNGNLVLDCDFGPIDDPAALASDLAALPGVVEHGLFVDMADEIHVGTTDGVTVRALSE, from the coding sequence ATGAAACAGGGCGGCTCTGACGCGGCGAAACAGGCAGCGGGGGAATCGGCGGCCGAGGCAGTCGAGGACGGCATGGCCGTCGGCCTTGGCACGGGGTCGACAGCGGCCCACGCTATCCGCGCTATCGGGCGAGCGGTCGACGCAGGACTCGATGTCGTCGGCGTCCCGACGTCATTTCAGTCCCGTCAGCTGGCCCGGGACTGTGGCATCCCGCTGGCGGACCTCGACGACGTGTCGGTCGACCTCGCTATCGACGGGGCCGACGAGGTGGCCGGCGGCAACCTCGTCAAAGGTGGCGGAGCAGCCCACGCCCGGGAGAAGATCGTCGACGCGAGCGCTGACCGCTTCCTCGTCGTCGCCGACCCGACCAAAGAGGCCGAGTCGCTCTCGGTGCCGGTGCCGGTCGAGGTACTTCCGATGGCCCGCTCGACGGTCGCCGAAGCAGTCGATGATCTAGGTGGCGACCCGACACTTCGCCGTGCAGAGCGCAAGGACGGCCCCGTCGTCACCGACAACGGGAACCTCGTGCTCGACTGTGACTTCGGCCCCATCGACGACCCCGCCGCGCTCGCCAGCGACCTCGCCGCACTCCCCGGCGTCGTCGAGCACGGGCTGTTCGTCGACATGGCCGACGAAATCCACGTCGGCACTACTGACGGCGTCACCGTCCGAGCGCTATCGGAATAG
- the glmM gene encoding phosphoglucosamine mutase: MTQFGTSGIRGPVGETVTAEVALSVGRALGIDCERVVVGRDPRASGEYLQAALVAGLRESGVDVVDLGGAATPTIGRAVAWQDADAGVAVTASHNPPQDNGIKLWQPSGQAFDADLRETIEQRLDEDAFQPAAWDESGDIESRDASQRHVEALVAEIGELDLDSHVVVDLGNGAGRVSVDALSALGCSVETLNGQPDGAFPGRPSEPKAENCESLATLVAESDADLGIAHDGDADRMRAVSADGTFLSGDVLLAVFARTAASPGERVAVPVDTSLAVEDHLSDIDVAVEYTPVGDVYVAEAASEDGVAFGGEPSGAWIWPERTLCPDGPLAACTAATLDSERPLGDRAADVPEYPIRRDSVETDQKETVMDRVRETVTDAYDDVTTLDGVRVDLGDAWFLLRASGTQPLVRITAEARDPDRADAVFEEARARLTDAVV, from the coding sequence ATGACACAGTTCGGAACGAGCGGGATTCGGGGTCCCGTCGGCGAGACAGTCACGGCCGAGGTGGCGCTTTCGGTGGGGCGGGCGCTTGGCATCGACTGCGAGCGGGTGGTCGTGGGCCGGGACCCGCGAGCGAGCGGCGAGTACCTGCAGGCGGCGCTGGTGGCCGGGCTCCGAGAGAGCGGCGTCGACGTGGTCGACCTCGGCGGTGCGGCGACGCCGACTATCGGACGGGCGGTGGCATGGCAGGACGCCGACGCCGGGGTTGCAGTGACGGCGAGCCACAACCCGCCCCAGGACAACGGTATCAAGCTCTGGCAGCCCAGCGGGCAAGCCTTCGACGCGGACCTGCGGGAGACGATTGAACAGCGACTGGACGAGGATGCGTTCCAGCCAGCGGCGTGGGACGAGAGCGGCGACATCGAGTCCCGGGATGCCAGCCAGCGCCACGTCGAGGCGCTGGTCGCGGAAATCGGCGAACTGGACCTCGACAGCCACGTCGTCGTCGATCTGGGCAACGGCGCGGGTCGAGTCAGCGTCGACGCGCTTTCGGCGCTGGGCTGCTCCGTCGAGACGCTCAACGGTCAGCCCGACGGCGCGTTCCCGGGTCGGCCCTCGGAGCCGAAAGCCGAGAACTGCGAGTCACTGGCGACGCTAGTGGCCGAATCAGACGCCGACCTCGGGATCGCACACGACGGCGACGCCGACCGGATGCGGGCGGTTTCGGCCGACGGGACCTTCCTCTCGGGCGACGTGTTGCTGGCCGTGTTCGCCCGTACTGCGGCGTCACCGGGCGAGCGGGTCGCCGTCCCGGTTGATACAAGCCTCGCCGTCGAGGACCACCTCAGCGATATCGACGTGGCCGTCGAGTACACCCCGGTCGGGGACGTGTATGTCGCCGAGGCCGCGAGCGAGGACGGGGTCGCTTTCGGCGGCGAGCCGAGCGGCGCGTGGATCTGGCCCGAGCGAACGCTGTGTCCGGACGGGCCGCTGGCGGCCTGTACCGCCGCAACGCTGGACAGCGAGCGCCCGCTGGGCGACCGCGCCGCCGATGTGCCGGAGTACCCCATTCGCCGGGATAGCGTCGAAACCGACCAGAAGGAGACTGTGATGGACCGCGTTCGAGAGACGGTGACTGACGCCTACGACGACGTGACGACGCTCGACGGGGTCCGGGTCGACCTCGGCGACGCGTGGTTCCTCCTGCGGGCCAGCGGGACCCAGCCGCTCGTTCGGATCACCGCCGAGGCCCGCGACCCAGACCGTGCTGACGCGGTGTTCGAGGAGGCACGGGCGCGCCTGACAGACGCAGTAGTCTAG
- a CDS encoding DUF7563 family protein: MPECQNCGNFVTADYARVFTPNGVEKPRVCPQCEDKIRDGADVREARSTRRG; this comes from the coding sequence ATGCCGGAATGCCAGAACTGCGGTAATTTTGTAACGGCTGACTACGCGCGTGTGTTCACGCCGAACGGGGTCGAAAAGCCCAGGGTCTGTCCGCAGTGCGAGGACAAGATTCGCGACGGGGCAGACGTCCGTGAGGCCCGGTCCACACGTCGCGGATAG
- a CDS encoding DUF7090 family protein, producing MEYTLAIDNAPETVPGGTGVLLLHPSTGETDRLDTDFLATDTDSMLVISTRTTAREVKQKLEYYEVDESKATILDTLSVERGYTRRRSEGVRYVSAPDDLSGIVSETETFLQEHDGKLRVTFDSLTELIYYADEDGALSAVEDILDLLAEYDAVGMFHLADEVHDEETVAAFRELFDGVIELSEDGTITSSFEE from the coding sequence ATGGAGTATACGCTGGCTATCGACAACGCACCGGAGACCGTTCCGGGTGGCACAGGGGTACTGCTCCTGCATCCGAGTACCGGCGAGACGGACCGACTCGACACGGATTTCCTCGCAACCGACACGGATTCGATGCTCGTCATCTCGACCCGGACCACCGCCCGAGAGGTCAAGCAGAAACTGGAGTACTACGAGGTTGACGAGTCGAAGGCGACCATCCTCGACACGCTGTCGGTCGAACGCGGCTATACCCGTCGCCGCTCCGAGGGGGTTCGGTACGTTTCTGCCCCGGACGACCTGTCCGGCATCGTCTCGGAGACCGAGACGTTCTTGCAGGAACACGACGGGAAACTCCGCGTAACGTTCGACTCCCTGACGGAACTCATCTACTACGCCGACGAGGACGGCGCGCTCTCGGCCGTCGAAGACATCCTCGACCTGCTTGCGGAGTACGACGCCGTCGGGATGTTCCACCTTGCCGACGAGGTCCACGACGAGGAGACGGTCGCGGCGTTCCGGGAACTCTTCGACGGTGTCATCGAACTGTCCGAGGACGGAACCATCACCAGTTCCTTCGAGGAGTAA
- a CDS encoding DUF2391 family protein — protein MVRRRYRVADTAQQLVGGFLLAGPFVVTEEVWVLAENMSWYHAVVVVGIVFAIGYGALYKADAGRDIDTEAEVAGIPVRFVSLMIVAFGSVAILATALTAPDTFLVDGGILADPTPMAVTLTTLKAIIVGAIFSVVGAATADSVF, from the coding sequence ATGGTTCGACGACGATACCGCGTTGCGGACACTGCCCAGCAGCTCGTCGGGGGGTTCCTGCTCGCGGGGCCGTTCGTCGTGACTGAGGAGGTGTGGGTGCTGGCCGAGAATATGTCCTGGTATCACGCGGTAGTCGTCGTCGGTATCGTGTTCGCTATCGGCTACGGGGCGCTGTACAAGGCCGACGCCGGCCGAGACATCGACACCGAGGCGGAGGTGGCCGGTATTCCAGTCCGGTTCGTCTCGCTGATGATTGTAGCGTTCGGTTCGGTCGCCATCCTCGCGACAGCTTTGACCGCCCCGGACACGTTTCTCGTCGACGGCGGGATTCTGGCGGACCCGACGCCGATGGCCGTCACTCTGACGACCCTGAAGGCGATCATCGTCGGTGCGATTTTCAGCGTCGTCGGGGCTGCGACGGCGGACAGCGTGTTCTGA
- the upp gene encoding uracil phosphoribosyltransferase, protein MPIEQRGDASVVTHALARDELTRIRNVETEQVAFRKGLVRLGRICGYEIIDGRMETEYTEVQTPLTTMMGERVKGLDDVVIVNVLRAATPFVEGLLKAFPRARQGVISASRDEEAGMNDDGEFPISVDYVKLPEITEDDTVIIADPMLATGSTMTTVLDYITSEKTEPENLLVLAAVSAPEGIVRVSESQSDADIISVAIDDELDEDGFIVPGLGDAGDRAFRTT, encoded by the coding sequence ATGCCAATCGAACAGCGCGGCGACGCCTCCGTCGTCACGCACGCGCTGGCGCGAGATGAACTGACACGGATACGAAACGTCGAGACCGAACAGGTCGCGTTCCGGAAGGGACTGGTCCGTCTCGGCCGCATCTGTGGCTACGAGATCATCGACGGTCGGATGGAGACCGAGTACACGGAGGTCCAGACGCCGCTGACTACGATGATGGGCGAACGCGTCAAGGGACTCGATGACGTGGTCATCGTCAACGTCCTTCGTGCGGCGACGCCGTTCGTCGAGGGACTGCTCAAGGCGTTCCCCCGCGCCAGGCAGGGCGTCATTTCTGCCAGCCGCGACGAGGAAGCCGGGATGAACGACGACGGCGAGTTCCCCATCTCGGTCGACTACGTCAAACTGCCCGAAATCACCGAGGATGACACCGTCATCATCGCGGACCCGATGCTTGCGACCGGGTCGACGATGACGACGGTGCTCGACTACATCACCTCAGAGAAGACCGAACCGGAGAACCTGCTCGTTCTGGCTGCGGTTTCCGCGCCGGAGGGTATCGTCCGCGTCTCGGAGTCCCAGTCGGACGCAGACATCATCAGCGTCGCTATCGACGACGAACTCGACGAGGACGGGTTCATCGTTCCGGGACTCGGCGACGCCGGTGACCGGGCTTTCCGGACGACGTAA
- a CDS encoding TRAP transporter permease — MTDDTRPDDGGEAVSDEEVDEVLQEIERKRSLRGWALVLVALIGISFSVFQMWLAAKGFVLSLSLPGVVSDPDQATEVVFASLQLLQINAVHVSFGLILTFLLYPGSTGDGPLSRRCIALGSLVDEKLGAEHPVSRVVHAIGDALAWAFLDAEMDRVTPSDFVFIALSVLSAAYFVTDFDEIQRMRALGLERGRPIQEVFTFLEPMAGLLGPLADTSYAFVLGAVGVLLVLEATRRAISLWLMVIVAAFIVYARFGVLIPQDAAYVGVLSIPELSWPSIIQNLWYNTENGVFGIPVTVSVQFIYIFILFGAFLEMSGAGKWFIDLAYGATGTRKGGPAKASILASGFMGTISGSSIANTVTTGAFTIPLMKRSGYSPEFSGGVEASASSGGQILPPVMGAAAFLIVQYTATPFADVIVVATIPAIVFFFGVWVMVHFEAVKEDIGGLDSSELVNIRSHLRSGWFYLVPLVLLLYYLIIERLSVARSAWFTLIAIGALIALVAAYSDETRARLGITLASLFGLTTLTQYFTGQGIFGYLFNRFVQATTAFPPLFNRIDGLVAADLAAEGALALPGPQPLGAAFSAALGNVGTLIILAGVLTLITRPRLDSPLLSFDNAVDDAAETTSDAIGRPELASNGLYKLGVFLGKSMESGARTAVPVVIAVAAAGIIPGVISVSGLGPNLVSLITAVAGGSLVLLLVVTAFSSIILGMGMPTTVTYIILVSLLAPALTEFGVPLLAAHLFILYFGVIADITPPVAVAAYAASGVAKSDAFETGIEAFSLSLNKAIVPFAFIVTPGIILLRRNPDAATLDIGDKYRVVGTADLLDVGYAIPEILIPVIGVFLGVVALAATVIGFAYAPVSRGERAAFAFSSLLLMAPALAVSGVYDLLGLVGIVGGEMTVLLDVVLRGVGLALFLFLMAKNRQRGGDPAVRSGTAEPA, encoded by the coding sequence ATGACTGACGACACACGACCTGACGACGGCGGGGAGGCCGTATCGGACGAGGAAGTCGACGAAGTACTGCAGGAGATTGAGCGAAAACGCTCCCTCAGGGGCTGGGCGCTCGTCCTCGTCGCGCTCATCGGTATCTCCTTTTCGGTGTTTCAGATGTGGCTCGCGGCGAAAGGGTTCGTCCTCTCGCTCTCGCTTCCGGGTGTTGTCAGCGACCCGGACCAAGCCACCGAGGTCGTGTTCGCGTCGCTGCAACTGCTCCAGATAAACGCCGTCCACGTCTCCTTCGGCCTGATCCTGACGTTCCTCCTCTATCCCGGCAGCACCGGCGACGGTCCGCTCTCCCGGCGCTGTATCGCGCTCGGGTCGCTGGTCGACGAGAAACTCGGCGCGGAGCATCCGGTATCTCGCGTCGTTCACGCTATCGGCGACGCGCTCGCCTGGGCGTTTCTGGACGCCGAAATGGACCGCGTGACGCCCTCTGATTTCGTCTTCATCGCGCTGTCGGTGCTGTCGGCCGCGTACTTCGTTACTGACTTCGACGAGATTCAGCGGATGCGTGCGCTGGGACTTGAACGCGGCCGACCGATTCAGGAAGTGTTCACCTTTCTAGAGCCGATGGCGGGGCTTCTCGGGCCGCTCGCCGATACCTCCTACGCGTTCGTGCTCGGCGCGGTCGGCGTCCTGCTCGTCCTCGAAGCGACCCGCCGGGCCATCAGCCTCTGGCTGATGGTCATCGTCGCGGCGTTCATAGTCTACGCCCGCTTTGGCGTCCTCATTCCACAGGACGCCGCCTACGTCGGCGTGCTCTCCATCCCGGAACTGTCCTGGCCGTCTATCATCCAGAACCTCTGGTACAACACGGAAAACGGGGTGTTCGGGATTCCGGTCACCGTCTCCGTGCAGTTCATCTACATCTTCATCCTCTTTGGCGCGTTCCTCGAGATGTCCGGCGCGGGGAAGTGGTTCATCGACCTCGCGTACGGCGCAACGGGGACACGAAAGGGCGGCCCGGCGAAGGCATCCATTCTCGCCAGCGGATTTATGGGAACCATCTCCGGGTCTTCGATTGCGAACACGGTGACGACCGGTGCGTTCACGATTCCGCTGATGAAGCGGTCGGGCTACTCGCCGGAGTTCTCCGGCGGCGTGGAGGCCTCTGCCTCCTCGGGCGGCCAGATTCTCCCTCCGGTGATGGGGGCCGCCGCGTTCCTCATCGTCCAGTACACGGCGACGCCGTTCGCCGACGTCATCGTCGTCGCGACGATTCCCGCCATCGTCTTCTTCTTCGGGGTCTGGGTGATGGTCCACTTCGAGGCGGTCAAGGAGGACATCGGTGGCCTCGACTCTTCGGAACTGGTGAACATCCGTAGCCACCTCCGGAGCGGATGGTTCTACCTCGTCCCGCTCGTTCTTTTGCTGTACTACCTCATCATCGAGCGGCTGTCTGTCGCCCGCTCGGCGTGGTTTACGCTCATCGCAATCGGAGCCCTCATCGCACTTGTAGCGGCCTACAGCGACGAGACGCGGGCCCGGCTCGGCATTACACTTGCGTCCCTCTTCGGGCTGACGACGCTCACGCAGTACTTCACTGGACAAGGCATTTTCGGATACCTGTTCAATCGGTTCGTACAGGCCACTACGGCATTCCCGCCGCTGTTCAACCGCATCGATGGCCTCGTCGCGGCAGACCTGGCAGCGGAAGGGGCGCTTGCACTGCCCGGCCCACAACCGCTTGGTGCCGCGTTTTCCGCGGCGCTCGGCAATGTCGGCACGTTGATCATCCTCGCCGGCGTCCTGACGCTGATTACCCGGCCCAGACTCGACTCGCCGCTGCTGTCGTTCGACAATGCCGTCGACGACGCCGCCGAAACGACGTCCGATGCTATCGGCCGTCCAGAGTTGGCTTCGAACGGACTGTACAAGCTCGGTGTTTTCCTCGGGAAATCTATGGAAAGCGGGGCCAGAACCGCCGTTCCAGTCGTTATCGCCGTCGCCGCTGCCGGCATCATCCCGGGTGTCATCAGCGTCTCCGGCCTCGGCCCGAACCTCGTCTCGCTCATCACGGCCGTCGCGGGCGGGTCGCTCGTCTTGCTGCTAGTCGTCACCGCGTTCTCGTCGATTATCCTCGGGATGGGGATGCCGACGACGGTGACCTACATCATCCTCGTCTCTCTGCTCGCGCCGGCGCTGACCGAGTTCGGCGTTCCGCTGCTCGCGGCGCATCTGTTTATCCTCTACTTCGGCGTCATCGCCGACATCACGCCGCCGGTCGCGGTGGCCGCCTACGCTGCCTCGGGCGTCGCGAAGTCCGATGCCTTCGAGACCGGTATCGAGGCGTTCTCGCTGTCGCTCAACAAGGCCATCGTCCCGTTCGCGTTCATCGTCACGCCGGGCATCATCCTGTTGCGGCGCAACCCTGACGCTGCCACCCTCGACATCGGGGACAAATACCGGGTCGTCGGGACCGCGGACCTCCTCGATGTCGGCTACGCGATCCCCGAGATTCTCATCCCCGTGATCGGCGTCTTCCTCGGCGTCGTCGCACTGGCCGCGACAGTCATCGGGTTCGCGTACGCGCCGGTCTCCCGTGGCGAGCGGGCAGCGTTCGCGTTCAGTTCGCTCCTGTTGATGGCTCCTGCGCTCGCTGTGTCCGGGGTGTACGACCTCCTCGGACTCGTCGGCATCGTCGGCGGCGAGATGACGGTCCTGCTCGACGTTGTACTCCGCGGCGTCGGCCTCGCCCTGTTCCTCTTCCTCATGGCGAAGAACCGCCAGCGCGGCGGTGACCCTGCGGTACGGTCCGGCACGGCTGAGCCGGCGTGA